The nucleotide window TGAAAAAATTAATTGATTATAAAGACGACCTTATAAAATGTTCGAAATGCGGACTTTGTCAGGCTGTATGTCCTATATATCAGCAAACAAAAAAAGAAAATCTTTTGACTCGAGGTAAGTTTACAATACTAAATGGGATTGCGGATTGTAAACTCAATTTTAATGAACAAACTGCAAAAGATTTAGATTTGTGTTTGAATTGCGATGCTTGTCAAAAATACTGCCCAAGTGATATTGATGCAAGGAAAATATTTGTTGCTGCAAAAACTGATTTCTACAAAGAAAAATTTTTAACCTCCTATTTTTATTTTAAGCTTAAAATGATGTTCTTCAGCTTTTTAGCTAATATATACAGGCTTTTGCGTTTTGATAAATTGGTTGATTTGTTATTATCAAAAAGTATTAAATTTCCTTTTAATAAATATTTTTCTATTGCAAATTGTATTTTTTCAAATAAATGTCAAAAAAACAAATCATTTCAAAGCGACTCAAAAAAAATAGCATATTTCGAGGGCTGTTTTGCAAAATATATAAATAAATCTACAGAAAATTCGACGATAAATATTTTACAAAAAGCGGGCTATGAGGTTTCGGTTATAAAATCTGAATGTTGTTCAATTTCGCTTTTTTATGCAGGAAATTATGATGAATATAAAAAAAATGCGATTAAAATTGTTAATTCAATTCCCGAAAATATAGATTTTATTGTGAGTGATTGCGACAGTTGTATAGCGGCTCTAAAAGATTATGAAAATAATATTGACGAAATTAATGGTTTTTCAAAAAAAATTATATCTATAACAGACTTTATCCGTATGGAAAATATTGGACAAAGTATAAACTTTTTAACTTCTGAAAAAGTTACCTATCACAAACCTTGTCACAGCTTAAGCGATACAAAAAGTTTATTAAAACAAATACTTGGCTCAAAATTTGTCCCAATTGAAGATATGTGTTGCGGTTTTGCAGGTGATTTTGGGCTTAAACATATGTCTATATCTAGAGAAATAGCCAAAACAAAAGCCATAGATATTGATAATTCTAATGCAGACATAGTTGTGACCTCTTGTCCGGCATGTGTTTTGGGACTATCTCAAGCAAATTTGTTTTCTGAAAAAAACTGGAAAGTAGTTACTATTAGTGAGTTTATGGATAAAAGATGCAAATAGAATAAAAAAATATTGACTAAAAGTTTTTATAAGATATGATATTTATACACTCAAATACGCAAGCCGCGTTAGCTCAGTTGGTAGAGCAAGGGACTGAAAATCCCTGTGTCCTTGGTTCGATTCCGAGACGCGGCACCATTTAAAAAGACTCCTTGATGGAGTCTTTTTTGTTGGAATTGTTGATTCTTAACGATTTACGTTTGACGTGCTAGGGGCAATTTTGTGTGCAAAGAATTTGCTTGCTTTTTAAGCGTGTGTAAATTTGGTGTAATTATGTTAATTATTTTGATTTATCGTAATCGGAAACATAATTAATTATTTCTTCAAATAATTCAATATCATTTTTACCACTAACAAGCAAACATAAATCTTGTACATCCATTAAAAAATATTGGCCTATTTTGGGATTATAATAAGCAACTTGTTTTATTGTATATTGTTTTGACTTGTAATTTAATGCACAATATATTAATAGTTGCCTTAAATCAATAGCTCTTAAATTTTTATTCGGACATTTTTGTGTTGAAGAAATTGTTGATTTAATTTCGTATAAAACATTTTTAATTAAAATATCACCATAACAATCATCCAATATACCACAACCTTTAAATTTTGGATTAAATATCTTTGTGTCGTTTCTATGCTTTATTATTAGCATTTTTTCAATATTTTCGCTTAGTGAAAATATTTCTTCAAGTTCAATATTAGATGGAGTTTCGATACTTGTTCTATCTCTTTTAACAAATAATTTGAGTTGATTTTGTGTTAAATCTATTGCTTTAGTGTACGTTGATATATTTTTCTTTAAATCCTTTATAGATATTTTGTTTTTTTGAGCACATTTTGAAATATTAAAAGCACAATGATTTATCAGTGATCTTCTTTCTGGTGCATATTCGCTGATGACAATGGGCGTAAATGTCTTGCTATAAATGCAATTTATGTTTTTAACTGCATTATTTGATAAAGGTAAAATTGCTTTCCATAAAGAAGTATGATATTTTGCAAATTGTTTTTCATTTATCATAAATTTATTTCCCAATTTTTGTTATCACTTTTTTTCTTAGCTCCCCATTTTTTCCACAATGTCTCTATGGAATTAAAATTATTTTTATTATGTTCTCGCCAGTGTTTTCCCTCATCACCTATAAAAAAACTTGCAATTATAAAAGTCCTTTTTTCCCATACCGTTAAGTATGCATAGTTATTCTTTATATTAATGAGCCAATGCCGAGCTTCCCATTTAGCCATAATTAATATAATTTCTTTTTTTACAATCATTGATTCCACTTTTTTATATAACTCCGTTAGAAATTGTTGATTTGCAGAAGTTTTATTTTGAGCGATTATTTTAAGTGAAAAACACATATTTAATGGGATTTTAAATATGTAACTATGTTTTATATTATTTTTTAACGCATTAATAACTTTTTCTTTTGTATCATCAGTTAATTCATTATATAAATCAGACATTAATATTAATACATGAGGCATTACCGGATATAAAACTTTGAAATTTATAGGATTTATTAATGTAAGAATTGCATCATTTTTTATTGAAGGACTAAGTACTTTTATGGATCTTAATGTTTTTTTCATAAGTGCCGAATGTATGCGAGTTTTACTTAACTCATTTAACAAAATACCCATAATATCAATTTTAGATATTTCTTTTTTTAATTTTTCATAATCCTCTTCTGCCGTTTGAGAATATGGATCATATCTGAGATTTGCTGTTAATAATACTTTTTTCTGATCTTTAATCCGTTTTGATTCTTCTTCGTCATCTGTTATATAAAAATGTTGATAAGAAGAAATAAAGTCAGCAGCAGAAATAATTTTTGTTTTTGATTTTTGCAAAGGTAACCCTTCATTTGTTATTAAACAATCTGACAACAATATTAATTTTTCATATATTTCCTCTTCAGAATTACCAAATAAATAATAATCATCTACAAAACGACAAAAATCAATGTCGTTATCATTTAAAATTTGATCTGTATTATTTAAACAAATTTCTGCAAGTATTCTTGAAGCTTGTCCACCTATTGGCAATCCGTACGATTTACTATTTGAGAACACGCTTAATAGTTTTATTATATTATTTTTTATATCCTTATGTTCTGTTGCGTAGTCTAGCGCATTTTCCAATTTGTGATGATATACTCTAGAATAAAAATCAGCAATATCTGTGCTCAAAACGAATTTATATTTTTTAGCTTTTTTAATAGCTTCTTTTAAAAATGAATTATATCCATATTTTTCATCAAAAATTTTATTAGTATTTTTATTGTATTTGATTCTATACGAAAAAACCTTATTTAATTTTTTATC belongs to Candidatus Gastranaerophilales bacterium and includes:
- a CDS encoding (Fe-S)-binding protein — encoded protein: MKKLIDYKDDLIKCSKCGLCQAVCPIYQQTKKENLLTRGKFTILNGIADCKLNFNEQTAKDLDLCLNCDACQKYCPSDIDARKIFVAAKTDFYKEKFLTSYFYFKLKMMFFSFLANIYRLLRFDKLVDLLLSKSIKFPFNKYFSIANCIFSNKCQKNKSFQSDSKKIAYFEGCFAKYINKSTENSTINILQKAGYEVSVIKSECCSISLFYAGNYDEYKKNAIKIVNSIPENIDFIVSDCDSCIAALKDYENNIDEINGFSKKIISITDFIRMENIGQSINFLTSEKVTYHKPCHSLSDTKSLLKQILGSKFVPIEDMCCGFAGDFGLKHMSISREIAKTKAIDIDNSNADIVVTSCPACVLGLSQANLFSEKNWKVVTISEFMDKRCK
- a CDS encoding RNA-directed DNA polymerase, which gives rise to MQKYFKQALDNIARYGDTDIFPYTIEKNIFFDLKEESLKLLEEIHTNFDSKLAEIPPINENTLAPSSYTGFRIATQIDPIWNAYLLGLVLSLSKDIEKARLDKKLNKVFSYRIKYNKNTNKIFDEKYGYNSFLKEAIKKAKKYKFVLSTDIADFYSRVYHHKLENALDYATEHKDIKNNIIKLLSVFSNSKSYGLPIGGQASRILAEICLNNTDQILNDNDIDFCRFVDDYYLFGNSEEEIYEKLILLSDCLITNEGLPLQKSKTKIISAADFISSYQHFYITDDEEESKRIKDQKKVLLTANLRYDPYSQTAEEDYEKLKKEISKIDIMGILLNELSKTRIHSALMKKTLRSIKVLSPSIKNDAILTLINPINFKVLYPVMPHVLILMSDLYNELTDDTKEKVINALKNNIKHSYIFKIPLNMCFSLKIIAQNKTSANQQFLTELYKKVESMIVKKEIILIMAKWEARHWLINIKNNYAYLTVWEKRTFIIASFFIGDEGKHWREHNKNNFNSIETLWKKWGAKKKSDNKNWEINL